A part of Doryrhamphus excisus isolate RoL2022-K1 chromosome 8, RoL_Dexc_1.0, whole genome shotgun sequence genomic DNA contains:
- the rsf1a gene encoding remodeling and spacing factor 1, which yields MAAPALVRSSEPALCPSFAEVCSFLERYGAALDLPEMTFPQMEGYLRDKTTVPKPLIELHVKLLRKLGKTVSSDRWEKYLAKMCQELNSAWAWELEQNGYQDMSMECKSSILKYLCECQFDDNLKFKMAINEEEPEKMRLQPIGRDRQGLMYWLQLDQEQNIRLYTEEQDDLDGSTWRCIVRTRNDLADALELLKAQVSNQNQAGSGNSSPAQVEAVDEVTKLSKTSESIADGVKVDSEGKNLKQVTNQERIPTIKQEVKEEKADDPPPVFDNHVSTITSVIKTERRDTDAHKSAVSVVMAPGTATSKQDVNKEEEAERAVVRSSQQAKIPLKKRELKLAESYQSNHLNNKSSSSSIIVCNPSVIQSKDVSVAPPSGSVSLQQHTESILKRELTNGRASLLSPHKEGQNEAVSVIGHVGVIRGPPERVQMPCAGPEDENDCRPVEEDRELSRKSVLVRNAPVVVEVPSVAATLLPQAAEGTERLEVEDKGKKPTKDEGKDTAASVLQGMTTNSGSQELHVEEEGSRDRLQKDTSTLGSAPSVTEPQQDGEGINGGLVDQSGEKDIAHGSEHKPRPLEEASSELQKEGIRLKIKIPPHRRNKLRAKDQQREVSEEGRSLRRSARICKPSTKTTDGQKKKRKQTAREEEDDDNDDEVEDDEEQSLVTTKDRKAQAVVQTRKRRGKRRHGRPRWTNIRTKRRKPNDAEEVVDREEEASEGGFHSEESYQSEDIPKEDACSHCGLPNHPELILLCDSCDSGYHTACLRPPLMLIPDGEWFCPPCQHKLLCERLEEQLQNLDSALKKRERAERRRERLVYVGISVENIIPGDEEEEEGEEKSAKKKDPKKSKNLGRRSTRTRKHISYRFDDFDDAIDEAIEEDTGDVQTGGGRDITALLSQDGRLGRRGPIRAQMHTTTRNRKKRRLNDLESDSTAAESEDEFTLSESSEDEEFGGSGDDDDDDDDEEDDGAGSWDSASRPRRSALKHRPGRTKDKAGRRLGRRRRRRRHSSEDGGSDDELDADQYSDMSDSDKKRGGLRRGHRQQVNYRETSESSDNSRTSPKRDKVKPRGRPRKERLSSDYSNASSSSRDSEEEDDDEGGRRRREKRSRSEEEDFCARRSKAKRRRRQDEEEDDDDDQARGRQRKRKSSEKDDDEDKERTAREEEDPDKMGRGKRREMLSQQRRKRLAQMLKKRRPSTDEDDSQESESESSSEEDRPIRKRLNRIDSDEDDEEGESEEEMEKSEAGGKDDSDAQDEGRGDSPPLSNRHRTSRGPAKPGTAVAAEPRDSAKSGGQDKHNGPSHAEEEREEDEQAQSDSLNSVQNSPQS from the exons AGACTGTTTCTTCTGACCGCTGGGAAAAATACCTTGCCAAG ATGTGCCAGGAACTGAATAGTGCCTGGGCGTGGGAGCTGGAACAGAACGGCTACCAGGATATGTCCATGGAGTGCAAGTCCAGCATCCTCAAA TATCTGTGCGAGTGCCAGTTTGACGACAACCTCAAGTTCAAGATGGCCATCAACGAAGAGGAGCCAGAGAAGATGCGGCTGCAGCCTATCGGGCGGGACCGACAGGGCCTGATGTACTGGCTTCAGCTGGACCAGGAGCAGAACATCCGGTTGTACACGGAGGAGCAGGACGACCTGGACGGGTCCACCTGGAGGTGCATCGTCAG GACCCGCAACGACCTGGCTGATGCTCTGGAGCTCCTCAAGGCCCAAGTTTCAAACCAAAACCAGGCTGGATCCGGAAACAGCAGCCCGGCGCAGGTAGAAGCAG TGGATGAGGTCACCAAACTCAGCAAGACCTCAGAAAGCATTGCTGATGGTGTGAAGGTTGACAGTGAAGGAAAAAACCTAAAACAAG tgaCAAATCAAGAGCGGATACCGACCATTAAGCAGGAGGTGAAAGAAGAGAAGGCCGATGACCCACCTCCTGTTTTTGATAACCACGTGAGCACCATCACCTCCGTCATCAAGACGGAGCGCAGGGACACCGATGCCCACAAAAGCGCTGTGTCTGTCGTCATGGCACCTGGCACGGCCACATCAAAACAGGACGtgaacaaggaggaggaggccgaGCGTGCAGTCGTCAGGAGCAGCCAGCAAGCTAAGATACCACTGAAGAAGAGAGAGCTGAAGCTGGCAGAAAGCTACCAGAGCAACCACCTCAACAacaagagcagcagcagcagcatcattgTGTGCAACCCATCAGTCATCCAGAGCAAGGACGTCTCAGTAGCGCCCCCCAGTGGCTCCGTGTCATTGCAACAGCACACAGAGTCGATCCTGAAACGAGAGCTGACCAATGGGAGGGCGTCACTCCTGTCGCCACACAAAGAGGGACAAAACGAGGCAGTGAGCGTCATAGGTCACGTCGGGGTAATCCGTGGGCCACCCGAGCGCGTTCAAATGCCCTGCGCTGGTCCAGAAGATGAGAACGACTGCAGACCTGTGGAGGAAGACAGGGAGTTGAGCCGGAAGTCGGTTCTGGTGAGAAATGCACCCGTTGTTGTAGAGGTGCCATCTGTGGCCGCCACTTTGCTGCCTCAGGCTGCGGAGGGCACTGAGAGACTGGAGGTGGAGGACAAGGGCAAGAAACCAACAAAGGATGAGGGCAAAGACACTGCGGCGAGCGTCCTTCAAGGAATGACCACCAATTCGGGATCACAGGAACTTCATGTGGAAGAGGAAGGAAGCAGAGACAGGCTCCAGAAGGACACCAGTACTTTAGGCTCCGCCCCTTCTGTCACAGAACCCCAGCAGGATGGGGAAGGCATCAATGGCGGCCTGGTGGATCAGTCTGGCGAGAAGGACATTGCACATGGTTCTGAGCACAAGCCGCGCCCGCTAGAGGAAGCCTCCTCAGAGCTCCAGAAAGAAGGAATCAGGTTGAAGATTAAGATTCCCCCTCATCGCAGAAACAAGCTGCGGGCCAAAGATCAGCAGAGGGAAGTGTCTGAGGAGGGGAGGTCGCTCAGGAGGTCTGCAAGGATTTGCAA GCCCAGCACCAAAACTACTGACGGCCAGAAAAAGAAACGAAAGCAGACTGCAAGAGAAGAGGAGGACGACGACAATGACGACGAAGTAGAAGATGATGAGGAACAGAGTTTGGTGACCACGAAAGACAGAAAAGCTCAAGCTGTTGTCCAAACAAGGAAGCGAagg GGCAAACGGAGACACGGACGCCCCCGCTGGACCAACATTCGCACCAAAAGACGCAAACCGAATGATGCAGAGGAGGTGGTGGACAGAGAGGAGGAGGCCAGCGAGGGAGGATTCCACTCAGAGGAATCCTATCAATCTGAGGATATTCCCAAGGAGGACGCTTGCTCTCACTGCGGCCTTCCCAACCACCCAGAACTG ATCCTGCTGTGCGACTCGTGTGACAGTGGATATCACACCGCCTGCCTGCGACCACCGCTCATGCTCATCCCTGATGGCGAGTGGTTCTGTCCCCCCTGCCAACAC aAGCTGCTGTGTGAGAGACTGGAGGAGCAGCTGCAGAACCTCGACAGTGCTCTGAAGAAGCGAGAGCGAGCCGAGAGGAG GAGGGAGAGGCTGGTGTACGTCGGGATCAGCGTGGAGAACATCATTCCT ggagatgaggaagaggaggagggagaagaAAAGTCTGCTAAGAAGAAAGATCCAAAGAAAAGTAAAAATCTGGGGAGAAGATCAACCAGAACCAGGAAACACATTAGCTACAG ATTTGACGACTTTGATGACGCCATCGATGAAGCCATCGAGGAGGACACTGGGGACGTTCAAA CAGGGGGAGGCAGAGACATCACAGCCCTCCTGTCTCAGGACGGGAGGTTGGGTCGCCGCGGGCCAATCCGGGCCCAGATGCACACCACCACCAGGAACAGGAAGAAGCGTCGCCTCAACGACCTGGAGAGCGACAGCACGGCGGCGGAGAGCGAGGATGAGTTCACGCTCAGCGAAAG CTCAGAGGATGAAGAGTTTGGAGGTtcaggtgatgatgatgatgatgacgacgatgaggAAGATGACGGCGCGGGCAGCTGGGACAGTGCGTCCCGTCCCAGACGTTCGGCACTGAAGCACAGACCCGGGAGGACCAAAGACAAAGCCGGGAGACGACTGGggcggcggaggcggcggcggaGACACTCCTCAGAGGATGGCGGCAGCGATGACGAGCTGG ACGCAGATCAGTACAGCGACATGTCGGACTCCGATAAGAAGCGAGGAGGGCTGAGGCGGGGCCACCGTCAGCAGGTCAActacagagagacttcagagtCATCGGACAATTCCAGGACGTCTCCCAAAAGGGACAAAGTCAAACCACGCGGTCGACCACGCAAGGAACGTCTCTCCAGCGACTACAGCAATG CATCGTCTTCCTCACGGGACTCAGAAGAGGAGGACGACGATGAAGGTGGTCggaggaggagagagaagaGGAGCAGAAGCGAGGAGGAAGACTTCTGCGCTCGCCGGTCCAAAGCAAAGCGGAGAAGACGccaagatgaggaggaggacgatgaCGACGACCAGGCGAGAGGGAGGCAGCGTAAAAGGAAATCCTCGGAAAAGGACGATGACGAAGACAAGGAGAGGACAGCCAGAGAGGAGGAAGACCCGGACAAAATGGGCAGAGGGAAGAGGAGAGAGATGCTGTCTCAGCAGCGCCGCAAGCGCCTCGCTCAGATGCTGAAAAAACGCAGGCCTTCCACAGATGAAGATGACTCCCAGGAATCTGAATCAGAGTCTTCCTCCGAGGAGGACCGCCCCATACGGAAAAGACTCAACCGCATCGACTCAGATGAAGACGATGAGGAGGGGGAGTCTGAGGAGGAGATGGAAAAGTCAGAAGCCGGAGGCAAAGATGACAGTGATGCTCAGGATGAGGGGCGGGGCGACAGCCCACCTCTGTCTAACAGACATCGGACCTCCAGGGGCCCGGCCAAGCCTGGGACCGCAGTTGCTGCCGAGCCCAGGGACAGTGCAAAGTCAGGCGGGCAGGACAAACACAACGGGCCCTCACATGCGGAGGAGGAAAGGGAGGAGGACGAGCAGGCCCAGTCAGACTCATTAAACTCTGTCCAGAACAGTCCACAGTCATGA